A window of Yoonia sp. SS1-5 genomic DNA:
CCGGGCTGATTTGACAAGGCTGGACAGTTCGGTGTCATGAAACTTGTAGCGCCAGTTCCATAGCCGCGCCAAGGGGCCAACCAGCCCTTCGGGTATTCCCAGCGCGCCGACAGTATCCCAGACCCCCAGATAGGCGATATTCACGATATGCCCGCCCTCATTGCCATCGGCGATGCGGCGGGTCAGATCCTTTTCTGACGTGGCAACATTGGGCGACAGACGTTGCCGGATGGGCCAGACGATATCCCCGTCAGGATGATTTTTCTTGCCGGCCTTCTTGTAGACCTGCCATGCGCGGGCAAGCTTGACGACGCCGATATCTTCCTTGGGGATAATCCCGCATTTCCGGATCATGCCCGCAAGCGAACGGGCGGTGTAGGCACCGCGGGAAAATCCGAAAATGTAGATCTTGTCGCCTTCCTCGTACACGCGGCACAGCTCGGCATAGGCCTGTTTCACATTCCGGGCCAATCCCCAGCCAAATGCGCCCCCGGCCAATTTGTTGACCCAGGTTTTGATGGTCGACCCCAACTTGCCCACGCCGACGCCGGGCATATAGATCACGACTTGCTTGTCATCATCTGCACAACTCTGGGACACGCGAAATACACTGGTCGGTTCCGGCATTGTGGGCGAATTCCACGTGCCGTCGCAAAATATTGCTATGTTTTTCATCTCAAATGCTCCCTTGAATGCAGGAATGTTGACGCAACGGCATCAAAGCAGCAAGTCTGCATTTCCTGACCCGGTCAAGAATTGATCTGGAACCGATGGCAGGTCAGCTTAGTTTGCTGTTCATGAAACACACCTTCGCATATGTGACCCTCGCCCTGACGATCAGCTTTGTCGTCTCTCCCGCACTCACGGATCCGTTCAGCGGTTTCCGGGCCGATCAACTGCCGATTCCGCAAATTGACCCACCTGTTCAGCCTGCAGGATATGCTTTTGCAATCTGGGGGCTAATCTACGCCTGGCTGCTGGTCTCTGCCCTGTTCGGGGTGTGGAAGCGGGCCGATGACGCAGGGTGGACAGCCGCCCGCCTGCCTTTGATCGCAAGCCTGGCAATTGGGACCCCATGGCTGGCCGTTGCCAATACAAGCGCCATCTGGGCGACGGTTATGATCTTTGCGATGGCCGTCACAGCGATTGCGGCGCTGATGCGCAGCCCGGCCTATGACAGGTGGTGGTTGCGCACGCCCGTCGCCATCTACGCCGGATGGTTGACGGCGGCGTCCTTTGTGTCGTTGGGCAGTACTGCGGCTGGATACGGGCTTGTGACGGACGCGCTGGGATGGGCCTATCTGGGTATCGCGCTGGCCGCAGGCAGCGCAGGATATGTCCTTTGGCGCACGGGGTCGGTCGCTTACGGCGCAACGGTGATCTGGGCGCTTATCGCCGTCATCGTGGCAAATGGCGCCGAGCTGATCGGCGTCAGCAGCGCCGCCACCGCAGGGATCGTCGTGATCAGCGCGTTGATTGCGCGCAACGGCATTACCGCTCAGCCGGTCCCTTCTTAAGGTGTTTGGACAGGCGCGAGGGCTGCGATGACTTCTTGTCCTTATAGGGGTTCTTGTCACCCTGATCGCGCAAATACAGGCGGATCGGCGTTCCGGGCATATCAAAATCGACACGTAAGCCATTGATAAGGTATCGCTTATAGCTTTCTGGCATCATGTCGGGATGCGAGGTCATGACAACAAATGCCGGTGGCCGGGTCTTGACCTGCGTCATGTAACGCATCTTGATCCGTTTGCCGCCGGGTGCGGGCGGCGGGTGCTGTTCCAGCATTCCGGTCAGCCACCTGTTCAGGTTGGCGGTGCTGATCCGGCGGTTCCAGACATCATGCGCGCGCATAATCGCCTGCTGCAAACGGTCCAGCCCCTTGCCCGTCTTTGCCGATACGGTCACCAGCGGGGCGCCACGAAGCTGAGGCAACAGCCGCTCGAAGCTTTCGCGCAATTCACGCAATTTGACCTGTTTGTCGTCCTCGATATCCCATTTGTTCACCGCAACAACAACCGCACGGCCCTCACGCTCTGCCAGATCGGCGATGCGCAAATCCTG
This region includes:
- a CDS encoding DUF2235 domain-containing protein; its protein translation is MKNIAIFCDGTWNSPTMPEPTSVFRVSQSCADDDKQVVIYMPGVGVGKLGSTIKTWVNKLAGGAFGWGLARNVKQAYAELCRVYEEGDKIYIFGFSRGAYTARSLAGMIRKCGIIPKEDIGVVKLARAWQVYKKAGKKNHPDGDIVWPIRQRLSPNVATSEKDLTRRIADGNEGGHIVNIAYLGVWDTVGALGIPEGLVGPLARLWNWRYKFHDTELSSLVKSARHAVALDEQRVFYEPSLWNNLTGPDGLNKGDISETRPYQQVWFIGSHSIVGGSSDSRGLVSYPLSFIADGARDVGLAIKETPKLPDHDGDALFETKELTDPGLVYAVAPHLRKWRKGPDDPGSVHWSVRERARRLAGVYQPDTVKLVLAALLADEMPAAANDDTTPVVRQA